A single window of Desulfovibrio desulfuricans DNA harbors:
- a CDS encoding pirin family protein translates to MQLRSITGDVTGRPTIDGAGVRLVRVLGSPTVKTFDPFLMLDAFDSVNPEDYVKGFPMHPHRGIETFTYLVNGVIEHKDSLGNAGVIRDGGCQWMTAGSGILHQEMPLASPRMLGLQLWINLPAAHKMTDPKYRDITIDMVPCVEEEAAYVAVVAGEYKGVEGAARGDYVDVRFLDVRLKPGARWQVETNPAHTVFAYLYAGDCFLMEGREPMLARHAYLLGDGDTVAFEGGEEECRFVLVSGAPLREPVAWGGPIVMNTDEELMQAYFEIEEGRFIKHWLPSAQD, encoded by the coding sequence ATGCAGTTACGATCCATCACCGGAGACGTCACGGGGCGTCCCACTATTGATGGCGCAGGTGTGCGCCTTGTGCGCGTGCTTGGTTCGCCCACAGTCAAAACATTTGATCCCTTTCTTATGCTTGATGCCTTTGATTCCGTAAATCCGGAGGATTACGTAAAGGGTTTTCCCATGCATCCTCACCGGGGCATTGAAACCTTCACCTATCTTGTGAATGGCGTCATCGAGCACAAGGACAGCCTGGGCAATGCTGGCGTTATCCGCGATGGCGGCTGCCAGTGGATGACCGCCGGGAGCGGTATTCTGCATCAGGAGATGCCCCTTGCCTCGCCGCGCATGCTCGGCCTGCAACTCTGGATCAATCTGCCGGCCGCCCACAAGATGACCGATCCCAAGTACCGCGACATCACCATTGATATGGTGCCGTGCGTTGAGGAAGAGGCCGCTTACGTGGCCGTGGTCGCGGGTGAATACAAGGGCGTTGAAGGCGCTGCCAGGGGCGACTATGTGGATGTGCGTTTTCTTGACGTGCGACTCAAACCTGGGGCGCGCTGGCAGGTGGAGACCAACCCCGCCCACACTGTTTTTGCCTATCTGTATGCTGGCGACTGCTTCTTGATGGAGGGCAGGGAGCCGATGCTGGCCCGGCACGCCTACCTGCTGGGCGATGGGGACACCGTGGCCTTTGAAGGCGGCGAAGAGGAATGCCGCTTTGTGCTGGTTTCCGGCGCACCCTTGCGGGAACCGGTTGCCTGGGGCGGCCCCATTGTCATGAATACGGATGAGGAGCTGATGCAGGCGTATTTTGAAATTGAAGAAGGCAGATTCATCAAACACTGGCTTCCGTCCGCTCAGGATTAA
- a CDS encoding metal ABC transporter ATP-binding protein, whose amino-acid sequence MANNSLLAPSVCFENVCLSRGGNLILNNICATAPAGGSTVLVGPNGAGKTTLLLCLIGEMAYTGRIQFAGLEHQPRMAYVPQHLIMDRSLPLRVCEFLALSRQRQPLWLGLRPWARSEGRQLLQMVKAEHLEQSRMGDLSGGELRRVLLAAALGRNPELLVLDEPAAGVDVRGERLFWELLDAARHERGFTQIMVSHNLPLVAHYATHVICLNKTVCATGAPRATLTSSTLMELFGVPIHLYPDQCDPEDPGCPQCGVVSEAEGLLPNYAAIERREAARLNARLAARMSASQSEPCGEKSPDQGGSRA is encoded by the coding sequence TTGGCAAATAACAGCTTGCTTGCCCCCTCGGTCTGCTTTGAGAATGTATGCCTCAGCCGGGGGGGCAATCTTATTCTGAACAATATCTGCGCCACCGCGCCCGCTGGCGGCAGCACGGTTCTTGTGGGCCCCAACGGGGCGGGCAAGACCACGCTGCTGCTCTGCCTTATTGGCGAAATGGCCTATACAGGGCGTATCCAGTTCGCTGGTTTAGAGCATCAGCCCCGCATGGCCTATGTGCCGCAGCATTTGATTATGGATCGCAGCCTGCCCTTGCGCGTGTGCGAATTTCTGGCCCTGAGCCGCCAGCGCCAGCCCTTGTGGCTGGGCCTGCGCCCTTGGGCGCGCAGCGAGGGGCGGCAGCTTTTGCAGATGGTCAAGGCCGAGCATCTGGAGCAGAGCCGCATGGGTGACCTTTCTGGCGGCGAACTGCGCCGTGTGCTGCTGGCTGCGGCTCTTGGCCGCAATCCGGAACTGCTGGTGCTGGACGAGCCTGCGGCAGGCGTAGACGTGCGCGGCGAGAGGCTCTTTTGGGAATTGCTGGATGCCGCCCGGCACGAGCGCGGCTTTACGCAGATCATGGTCAGCCACAATCTGCCTCTGGTGGCGCACTACGCAACCCACGTGATCTGCCTCAACAAGACAGTATGCGCCACAGGCGCGCCGCGCGCCACGCTGACATCTTCCACCCTTATGGAACTTTTTGGCGTGCCTATCCACCTGTACCCGGACCAGTGCGACCCTGAAGACCCCGGCTGCCCCCAGTGCGGCGTGGTGAGCGAAGCCGAGGGCCTGCTGCCCAACTATGCGGCCATAGAGCGGCGGGAGGCCGCCCGCCTGAACGCGCGCCTGGCTGCTCGCATGAGCGCCTCACAAAGTGAACCCTGCGGCGAAAAATCGCCGGATCAGGGAGGTTCCCGTGCCTGA
- a CDS encoding metal ABC transporter permease — protein sequence MPDLSPIYALISMIPLDCLQMRFMQQALLGVLLLAPMASVLGVEVINFRMAFFSDAIGHSAFAGVALGLILAVPPRLAMPLFGILVGLGIMAVRRKSDLSSDTVIGIVFSAVVAFGLAVVSRAEGVGRDMQRFLYGDILTITDGEIGFLALLFIALLLFQTVGYNRLMYIALNPVMARVHGVRVAMWQYAFAGLLALVVMFSVWAVGVLLVTAMLIVPAATARNFARSAGGMFWWALLVGTSSAFAGLTLSAQEWLATASGATIILVACCWFAVSLFAAQATGRRRS from the coding sequence GTGCCTGATCTCAGCCCAATATATGCGCTTATTTCCATGATTCCGCTCGATTGCCTGCAAATGCGTTTCATGCAGCAAGCCTTGCTCGGAGTGCTGCTGCTGGCCCCTATGGCCTCTGTACTCGGGGTGGAAGTTATCAATTTTCGCATGGCCTTTTTTTCAGACGCCATCGGGCACTCGGCCTTTGCCGGGGTTGCGCTGGGGTTGATACTGGCTGTGCCGCCGCGTCTTGCCATGCCCCTGTTTGGCATACTGGTGGGGCTTGGCATCATGGCTGTGCGGCGCAAGAGCGACCTTTCGTCCGACACAGTCATCGGTATTGTTTTTTCTGCCGTGGTGGCCTTTGGTCTTGCCGTGGTGAGCCGTGCCGAGGGCGTAGGTAGGGACATGCAGCGCTTTTTGTACGGCGATATCCTTACCATCACCGATGGTGAAATTGGCTTTCTGGCCCTGCTCTTTATTGCCCTGCTTCTGTTTCAGACCGTGGGCTACAACAGGCTGATGTATATTGCCCTGAATCCGGTTATGGCGCGGGTTCACGGTGTACGCGTGGCAATGTGGCAGTATGCTTTTGCCGGGCTGCTGGCGCTGGTGGTGATGTTTTCTGTATGGGCGGTGGGCGTGCTGCTGGTGACGGCCATGCTCATTGTGCCCGCCGCCACGGCCCGCAATTTTGCGCGCTCTGCCGGGGGCATGTTCTGGTGGGCGCTTTTGGTGGGCACATCATCCGCCTTCGCAGGGCTGACCCTTTCCGCTCAGGAATGGCTGGCTACGGCCAGCGGGGCCACCATTATTCTTGTGGCTTGCTGCTGGTTTGCGGTGAGCCTCTTTGCCGCTCAGGCCACGGGCCGCAGACGCTCCTGA
- the tpx gene encoding thiol peroxidase, translating to MDTVTFKGNVMHLEGTQPAVGGKAPDFTLTANDMSPRSLKDYAGKVLVLVCVPSLDTPVCDMEVRRFNTEAAALSDKVRIVAVSRDLPFAQARWCGAAGVTAVEALSDYRAGAFGKAYGILIKELDLLARTVFVVAPDGTLAYSQLVGEVTHEPDYAAALEAVKKLA from the coding sequence ATGGATACAGTTACGTTCAAAGGCAATGTCATGCATCTTGAAGGCACCCAGCCCGCCGTTGGCGGCAAGGCTCCCGACTTCACGCTGACCGCCAACGATATGAGCCCCCGCAGCCTGAAAGACTACGCTGGCAAGGTGCTTGTGCTTGTATGCGTTCCCTCGCTGGATACTCCCGTATGCGATATGGAAGTTCGCCGCTTCAATACCGAAGCCGCCGCCCTGTCCGACAAGGTGCGTATTGTGGCCGTGAGCCGCGACCTGCCCTTTGCGCAGGCCCGTTGGTGCGGAGCTGCTGGCGTAACCGCTGTTGAAGCCCTGTCCGACTACCGCGCTGGCGCCTTTGGCAAGGCCTATGGCATCCTGATCAAGGAGCTGGATCTGCTGGCCCGCACGGTCTTTGTGGTCGCCCCCGACGGCACCCTGGCTTACAGCCAGCTTGTGGGCGAAGTTACCCACGAGCCTGACTACGCCGCCGCTCTGGAAGCGGTCAAAAAGCTGGCCTAG
- a CDS encoding metal ABC transporter substrate-binding protein, whose product MSNCISVLFRKGKHHGLALLCTLLVTAFAVTGAFAAEPKVRVLATTYPVYLLTRAVAQTSPDVQVDLLIPAQTGCPHDYALTPKDMQKLSKANVVIINGLGMESFLEKPLAAAGKKIAVIDSSKGINAIVEEHDEDHDADHGKADAAHKDDHNPAAAAKGHDHAHEHGHDHGHDHGGLNPHAFSSPLQAAVMARNIGRGLAAAAPVAAKNCPQVADAYAARLEALGQRLAAVGANAANKNVVALHDGMAYLVRDAGLNLVDVIQEDEEAQPSAARLLDLVKKIKESKPVVLIGEPQYSDKPVLALAAETGVPAVQLDPLASGPSGAPLDYYETVMSKNIAMLEKYFGK is encoded by the coding sequence ATGAGCAATTGTATTTCTGTCTTGTTTCGCAAGGGCAAACATCACGGCCTGGCACTCTTATGCACGCTGCTCGTAACCGCTTTTGCGGTTACTGGCGCGTTTGCCGCTGAGCCCAAGGTGCGCGTTCTTGCCACCACCTATCCCGTATACCTGTTAACCCGCGCTGTTGCCCAGACAAGCCCGGATGTGCAGGTTGATCTGCTCATTCCCGCCCAGACCGGCTGCCCGCACGACTACGCGCTGACCCCCAAGGACATGCAAAAACTCTCCAAGGCCAATGTTGTGATCATCAACGGCCTGGGCATGGAGTCCTTTCTGGAAAAACCCCTTGCCGCCGCAGGCAAGAAGATCGCCGTCATCGACAGCAGCAAGGGCATAAACGCCATTGTTGAAGAACATGACGAAGATCACGATGCCGACCACGGCAAGGCGGACGCAGCCCATAAGGATGACCACAACCCTGCGGCAGCGGCAAAAGGGCATGATCATGCTCACGAACACGGCCATGACCATGGGCACGACCACGGCGGCCTGAATCCGCATGCTTTTTCCAGCCCGCTGCAAGCTGCGGTGATGGCGCGCAATATTGGCCGTGGCCTTGCTGCTGCTGCGCCGGTTGCCGCAAAAAACTGCCCGCAGGTTGCGGATGCCTATGCCGCAAGGCTTGAGGCTCTGGGCCAGCGCCTTGCCGCCGTAGGGGCCAATGCCGCCAACAAGAATGTGGTGGCCCTGCACGATGGCATGGCCTACCTTGTGCGCGATGCCGGGCTGAACCTTGTGGATGTGATTCAGGAAGATGAAGAGGCTCAACCCTCTGCGGCGCGTCTGCTTGATCTCGTAAAAAAGATAAAAGAATCCAAGCCGGTTGTGCTCATTGGCGAGCCCCAGTATTCGGACAAGCCCGTGCTCGCCCTTGCGGCGGAAACGGGTGTTCCGGCAGTGCAGCTTGACCCTCTGGCCTCGGGGCCGTCTGGCGCGCCCCTTGATTATTACGAAACAGTTATGTCAAAAAATATTGCCATGTTAGAGAAGTACTTTGGCAAATAA
- a CDS encoding M23 family metallopeptidase: MSKFLSRLALGALCIALGCPPTELVAEGASFAPAADSAKPATELAAEPSAGQPDSPESKAGQTDAQKTSASSQHAAPESSPAIPESAHPGSAANAEVCRSLPPLRELITSPFGNRRMPGWLSRRGVVMRDHGGVDIRAHMGWPVTAFKPGTVIRAGENGPLGISVDVRQEDGMTARYGHMSKTLVKTGQRVTAGEPVGLVGCTGRTTGAHLHFGLLDASGKAVDPLPYLHSADEVLRPAPADIPPVIEAQSCGPVMRGPNGRPTRMGTTLKDLDNYTPAPIPTWDQRR, encoded by the coding sequence GTGTCGAAATTTCTGAGCAGACTCGCGCTTGGTGCCCTCTGCATAGCCCTTGGCTGCCCTCCCACGGAACTTGTTGCCGAGGGCGCATCGTTCGCGCCCGCTGCCGACAGCGCAAAACCTGCCACGGAACTTGCTGCGGAACCCAGCGCGGGCCAGCCAGACAGCCCAGAATCCAAGGCTGGACAAACAGACGCGCAAAAAACATCTGCCAGCAGCCAGCATGCAGCGCCTGAATCTTCCCCAGCAATACCGGAATCAGCCCATCCCGGATCAGCCGCCAATGCCGAGGTTTGCCGTTCCTTGCCGCCCCTGCGAGAGCTGATTACATCCCCCTTTGGCAACCGCCGCATGCCCGGCTGGCTCAGCAGGCGCGGCGTGGTCATGCGCGATCATGGGGGTGTAGACATCCGCGCGCACATGGGCTGGCCTGTCACGGCCTTCAAGCCCGGCACAGTCATCCGCGCCGGAGAAAACGGCCCACTGGGCATCTCCGTTGATGTCCGGCAAGAGGACGGCATGACGGCGCGCTACGGGCACATGTCAAAAACTCTGGTAAAAACCGGGCAGCGCGTTACCGCAGGCGAACCCGTGGGGCTTGTGGGGTGTACCGGCAGAACCACCGGGGCCCACCTGCACTTTGGCCTGCTGGACGCCTCCGGCAAAGCCGTTGATCCTCTGCCCTATCTGCATTCTGCTGATGAAGTGCTGCGCCCCGCCCCGGCGGACATACCGCCCGTCATTGAAGCGCAGTCTTGCGGGCCTGTGATGCGCGGCCCCAACGGACGTCCCACCCGCATGGGCACTACGCTGAAAGATCTCGATAACTACACTCCGGCGCCCATCCCCACCTGGGATCAGCGCCGTTAG